A DNA window from Sphingomonas changnyeongensis contains the following coding sequences:
- a CDS encoding HU family DNA-binding protein, translating to MNKQELIGAVAETAGLTRGDAVKAVEAVFDTISAALKKGDEVRLVGFGTFTVTRRKASTGRNPRTGEPMSIKESSQPKFKAGKTLKDACNV from the coding sequence ATGAACAAACAGGAACTGATCGGCGCAGTTGCCGAAACCGCGGGCCTGACCCGCGGCGATGCCGTCAAAGCGGTCGAGGCCGTGTTCGACACCATTTCCGCCGCGCTCAAGAAGGGCGACGAAGTCCGCCTCGTCGGCTTCGGCACCTTCACCGTGACGCGGCGCAAGGCGTCGACCGGCCGCAACCCGCGCACCGGCGAGCCGATGTCGATCAAGGAATCGTCGCAGCCCAAGTTCAAGGCGGGCAAGACGCTCAAGGATGCGTGCAACGTCTGA
- a CDS encoding MarR family winged helix-turn-helix transcriptional regulator, with protein sequence MRRAHDVSFQAFARRIGDDGLNPGHYAILSLIADNPGLNQTALSQATGRDKSTLTPAIRALEHDGLIVRQRSQSDRRAYHLHLTPTGGAYLDQLAAHADAVDRLLDDVVGEYHKPLLIHLLERIVDELGRDNEMAEPVTPGSLAA encoded by the coding sequence TTGCGGCGCGCACATGATGTCTCGTTTCAGGCATTTGCCCGCAGGATTGGCGATGACGGCCTCAACCCCGGCCATTATGCGATCCTGTCACTGATCGCCGACAATCCCGGCCTCAACCAGACCGCGCTCAGCCAGGCGACCGGGCGCGACAAATCCACCCTGACCCCGGCAATCCGGGCGCTCGAGCATGACGGGCTGATCGTCCGGCAGCGCTCCCAGTCGGACCGGCGCGCCTATCATCTGCACCTGACGCCGACAGGCGGCGCGTATCTGGACCAGCTGGCCGCCCATGCCGATGCCGTAGACCGGCTGCTCGACGACGTGGTGGGCGAATATCACAAGCCGCTGCTCATCCACCTGCTCGAACGCATCGTCGACGAGCTGGGCCGCGACAATGAGATGGCCGAGCCGGTCACGCCCGGCAGCCTTGCCGCCTGA
- a CDS encoding DUF2490 domain-containing protein gives MTGRSIRTGAKLLASALLLAAAPARAADDVAQVWYATLATGPIAGKTLIWLEGQARIGEAPQRQRQFILRPAIGRQIGRTTQIHAGYAYVPTGTAARLRDEHRFWQQIAFRIVRTDRIQLLGRSRIEQRLFSGEDMSWRLRQQIRANLPLGGKDGVSLVLWSEGFFNLNAPAPRFRTGIDRWRNQIGLNIPVTRSISFEPGYLNQYVRRRGEDAMDHIFWSQLVIRL, from the coding sequence ATGACGGGCCGATCGATCAGGACGGGCGCGAAGCTGCTGGCATCTGCACTCTTGCTTGCCGCTGCGCCGGCACGCGCGGCCGATGATGTCGCCCAGGTCTGGTATGCGACGCTCGCAACCGGGCCGATTGCAGGCAAGACACTGATCTGGTTGGAAGGGCAGGCGCGGATCGGTGAAGCGCCGCAGCGCCAGCGCCAGTTCATCCTGCGCCCGGCGATCGGACGGCAGATCGGCCGCACGACCCAGATCCATGCCGGCTATGCCTATGTGCCGACCGGAACCGCCGCCCGGCTGCGCGACGAGCACCGGTTCTGGCAGCAGATAGCGTTCCGGATCGTCCGCACCGACCGTATCCAGCTGCTCGGCCGCAGCCGGATCGAGCAAAGGCTGTTCAGCGGGGAGGACATGAGCTGGCGGCTGCGCCAGCAGATCCGCGCCAACCTGCCGCTTGGCGGCAAGGATGGCGTGTCGCTCGTCCTGTGGTCGGAGGGTTTTTTCAACCTCAACGCCCCTGCCCCGCGCTTCCGCACCGGGATCGACCGCTGGCGCAACCAGATCGGGCTCAACATCCCGGTCACGCGCAGCATTTCGTTCGAGCCCGGCTATCTGAACCAATATGTCCGCCGCCGTGGCGAAGATGCGATGGACCATATCTTCTGGTCACAGCTGGTGATCCGCCTCTGA
- the truA gene encoding tRNA pseudouridine(38-40) synthase TruA, protein MTRYALTIEYDGRPFMGWQRQAHGPSVQEAIERAVERMTGEAATVHAAGRTDAGVHALAMRAHLELVTKHPEPFRLMEALNALLRPDPVAVIDCRIVPDDWHARFSCTGRSYEYRIVNRRAPLTFEAGLAWRVVQPLDAGAMHAAAQILVGRHDFTTFRSVHCQADSPVKTLDRLDVERDADLVLVHAAARSFLHHQVRSMVGCLVMVGDGRWTAADLAAALAARDRAALGHNAPPDGLYFVGARY, encoded by the coding sequence ATGACGCGTTATGCGCTCACCATCGAATATGACGGGCGGCCGTTCATGGGCTGGCAGCGCCAGGCGCATGGGCCGAGCGTGCAGGAAGCGATCGAGCGCGCCGTCGAACGCATGACCGGGGAGGCCGCGACCGTCCATGCCGCCGGGCGCACCGATGCCGGCGTCCATGCGCTGGCGATGCGCGCGCATCTGGAACTGGTGACGAAGCACCCCGAGCCGTTCCGGCTGATGGAGGCGCTCAATGCGCTGCTGCGGCCCGATCCGGTGGCGGTGATTGACTGCCGGATCGTGCCCGATGACTGGCATGCGCGTTTTTCCTGCACCGGCCGGTCCTATGAATACCGGATCGTCAACCGGCGCGCGCCGCTGACGTTCGAGGCCGGGCTGGCATGGCGCGTGGTTCAGCCGCTCGACGCCGGGGCGATGCACGCGGCTGCCCAGATCCTTGTCGGCCGGCATGATTTCACCACCTTCCGTTCGGTGCATTGCCAGGCCGACAGCCCGGTCAAGACGCTCGACCGGCTGGATGTCGAGCGCGACGCCGATCTCGTCCTCGTCCATGCCGCGGCGCGCTCCTTCCTCCACCATCAGGTGCGCTCGATGGTCGGCTGCCTCGTCATGGTCGGCGACGGCCGCTGGACGGCGGCTGACCTTGCCGCCGCGCTTGCCGCGCGCGATCGGGCGGCGCTTGGCCATAACGCGCCGCCCGACGGCCTGTATTTCGTCGGCGCGCGCTACTGA
- the fmt gene encoding methionyl-tRNA formyltransferase translates to MRLIFMGTPDFAVPTLDALAAAGHDIAAVYSQPPRPAGRGKALTPTPVARRAAELGIAVLTPVSLKGAEEQAVFAAFGADAAIVAAYGLILPRPVLAAPQFGCLNVHASLLPRWRGAAPIQRAILAGDALTGVTIMDMEAGLDTGPMRATTQTPVAGKTAGELTAELAALGARLMVEVLADLPGHPPLPQPEQGVTYAAKIDKAEARLDFAAGAVAAERQVRAFNPAPGAFFELNGERIRILSAAVEPVPGAPGQVGDDRLLIGCGADSLRPVRVQRAGRAAMSVDDLLRGFAVAPGTMLG, encoded by the coding sequence ATGCGCCTGATCTTCATGGGAACCCCCGATTTCGCCGTGCCGACGCTCGATGCGCTGGCCGCTGCCGGGCACGACATCGCCGCCGTCTATTCCCAGCCGCCCCGCCCCGCCGGCCGCGGCAAGGCGCTGACCCCCACCCCCGTCGCCCGCCGCGCCGCCGAACTGGGCATCGCCGTGCTGACGCCGGTGTCGCTGAAAGGCGCGGAGGAACAGGCGGTCTTTGCCGCGTTCGGCGCGGACGCGGCGATCGTCGCGGCTTACGGCCTGATCCTGCCCCGGCCGGTCCTGGCGGCGCCGCAGTTCGGCTGTCTCAACGTCCATGCCTCGCTGCTGCCGCGCTGGCGCGGCGCGGCGCCGATCCAGCGTGCGATCCTGGCCGGCGATGCGCTGACCGGGGTGACGATCATGGACATGGAAGCGGGGCTGGACACCGGGCCGATGCGCGCCACCACCCAAACGCCGGTGGCCGGGAAAACGGCGGGCGAACTGACTGCCGAGCTTGCGGCACTGGGCGCGCGGCTGATGGTCGAGGTGCTGGCCGACCTGCCCGGCCATCCGCCACTGCCCCAGCCCGAACAGGGCGTCACCTATGCCGCCAAGATCGACAAGGCCGAGGCGCGGCTGGATTTCGCCGCCGGGGCGGTGGCAGCCGAGCGTCAGGTGCGCGCCTTCAACCCCGCGCCGGGGGCGTTTTTCGAGCTGAACGGAGAGCGGATCCGCATCCTGTCGGCGGCGGTGGAGCCGGTGCCCGGCGCACCCGGCCAGGTGGGCGACGATCGGCTGCTGATCGGCTGCGGTGCCGATTCGCTGCGGCCGGTGCGCGTCCAGCGCGCCGGGCGGGCGGCGATGAGCGTCGATGATCTGCTGCGCGGCTTTGCCGTCGCGCCGGGGACGATGCTGGGATGA
- the recR gene encoding recombination mediator RecR — protein MASPEIEALVQALARLPGLGPRSARRAVLHLLKKRETALVPLSRALEAVEARLATCGICGNVDTSDPCAICADPRRDARALCVVEEVADLWALDRARLFPGRYHVLGGRLSALDGVRPEDLRIDSLIARVAAGGVDEVVLAMNATLEGQTTAHYIAERLEGHPVRLTQLAHGLPVGGELDYLDEGTLAQALRARRPVM, from the coding sequence ATGGCTTCACCCGAGATCGAGGCGCTGGTTCAGGCGCTGGCCCGCCTGCCGGGCCTCGGCCCGCGATCGGCGCGGCGCGCGGTGCTGCATCTGCTCAAGAAGCGCGAAACAGCGCTGGTGCCGCTGTCCCGCGCGCTGGAGGCGGTGGAGGCGCGGCTGGCGACCTGCGGCATCTGCGGCAATGTCGACACCAGCGATCCTTGCGCGATCTGCGCCGATCCGCGCCGCGATGCGCGGGCTTTGTGCGTGGTGGAGGAGGTCGCCGATCTCTGGGCGCTTGACCGGGCGCGGCTGTTCCCCGGCCGCTATCATGTGCTGGGCGGGCGGCTGTCGGCGCTTGATGGCGTGCGGCCGGAGGATCTGCGCATCGACAGCCTGATCGCGCGGGTGGCGGCGGGCGGCGTCGATGAAGTGGTGCTGGCGATGAACGCCACGCTCGAGGGGCAGACGACCGCCCATTACATTGCCGAGCGGCTGGAGGGGCATCCGGTGCGGCTGACCCAGCTTGCCCATGGCCTGCCGGTCGGCGGCGAGCTTGACTATCTGGACGAAGGCACGCTGGCCCAGGCCCTGCGCGCACGGCGGCCGGTGATGTGA
- the def gene encoding peptide deformylase, translating into MAILPIIETPDPRLRQISTPVDTIDDGLQTLIDDMFETMYDAPGIGLAAIQVGVAKRLLVIDLQEEEDADGKPVKAPRVFINPEILETSEDLQVYSEGCLSVPEQFADVERPAVIRARWQERDGTVREEQLDGLLAICLQHEMDHLNGVLFIDHLSRLKREMVLKKLAKIRQHAA; encoded by the coding sequence ATGGCCATCCTTCCGATCATCGAAACGCCCGACCCGCGCCTGCGCCAGATCTCGACCCCGGTCGACACGATCGACGACGGGCTGCAGACCCTGATCGACGACATGTTCGAGACCATGTACGACGCGCCCGGCATCGGCCTGGCGGCGATCCAGGTCGGCGTGGCCAAGCGTCTGCTGGTCATCGACCTGCAGGAGGAAGAGGATGCGGACGGCAAGCCGGTCAAGGCGCCGCGCGTGTTCATCAACCCGGAAATCCTTGAAACCTCCGAAGACCTGCAGGTCTATTCGGAAGGCTGCCTGTCGGTGCCCGAGCAGTTCGCCGATGTCGAGCGGCCGGCGGTGATCCGCGCCCGCTGGCAGGAGCGTGACGGCACTGTTCGCGAGGAGCAGCTGGACGGGCTGCTCGCCATCTGTCTGCAGCATGAGATGGACCATCTGAACGGCGTGCTGTTCATCGACCATCTGTCGCGGCTGAAGCGCGAGATGGTGCTGAAAAAGCTCGCCAAGATCCGCCAGCACGCTGCCTGA
- the rmuC gene encoding DNA recombination protein RmuC: protein MLLAVVAAAAIIGVVLGHVLGARPIGGLRAELDSLRLKHGEAERELAMAGERARQADLLRLTLDEVTRERDAALGEAAGLRPVAARVEAQDRELAVLRQEKEALAAAKAAFERGEEERASAFAAQLAQLRDVEAKLEARFGDLAGKAVESAHDAFLKRANERLADQGQQNEARLKALLQPVETTLKRYEEQLGQVEKERVGSYSALHKAVEMLHAGHVQVRDETARLVNALRSSPKARGRWGEQSLRNVLTQAGLAEGVDFEMEVSVDTDDGRLRPDVIVRLPGGRSLIIDAKCSLNAYLDASEQVDDEARRLHLKAHAASIRTHAQQLGSKNYWAQFDDAADYVVMYIPGEHFLTAALEQDGGLWDWAFERKVLLATPTNLVAIARTVAAVWRQEKLAERAAEIAALGKELHARLATMGGHVARLGRNLEQANAAYNAFVGSLESQVLTQARRFEALEVAGPKQVDVMPMVESAPRPLTKLSVGAEGEE from the coding sequence TTGCTGCTGGCTGTCGTCGCTGCCGCCGCGATCATCGGCGTCGTGCTCGGCCATGTGCTGGGCGCGCGGCCGATCGGGGGGCTGCGCGCCGAGCTCGATTCGCTGCGTCTGAAGCATGGCGAGGCGGAGCGCGAGCTGGCCATGGCCGGGGAGCGGGCGCGCCAGGCCGATCTGCTGCGCCTGACGCTCGATGAGGTGACGCGCGAGCGCGACGCGGCGCTGGGCGAAGCGGCCGGGCTGCGACCGGTTGCCGCGCGCGTCGAGGCGCAGGACCGCGAGCTGGCGGTTCTGCGGCAGGAGAAAGAGGCGCTCGCTGCTGCCAAGGCGGCGTTCGAGCGCGGCGAGGAGGAGCGCGCCAGCGCCTTCGCCGCCCAGCTGGCGCAGCTGCGCGATGTCGAGGCCAAGCTCGAGGCGCGGTTCGGCGATCTGGCCGGCAAGGCGGTCGAGAGCGCGCATGACGCGTTCCTGAAGCGCGCGAACGAGCGGCTGGCCGATCAGGGCCAGCAAAATGAGGCGCGGCTGAAGGCGCTGCTCCAGCCGGTCGAGACGACGCTCAAACGCTATGAAGAACAGCTCGGCCAGGTCGAGAAGGAGCGCGTCGGCAGCTATTCGGCGCTGCACAAGGCTGTCGAAATGCTGCATGCCGGCCATGTCCAGGTGCGCGACGAGACCGCCCGGCTGGTCAATGCGCTTCGCTCCAGCCCCAAGGCGCGCGGGCGCTGGGGCGAGCAGAGCCTGCGCAACGTGCTCACCCAGGCGGGGCTGGCCGAAGGGGTGGATTTCGAGATGGAGGTGTCGGTCGACACCGATGACGGGCGGCTGCGCCCCGACGTGATCGTGCGCCTGCCGGGCGGACGCAGCCTGATCATCGACGCCAAATGCTCGCTCAATGCCTATCTGGACGCGAGCGAACAGGTCGATGACGAGGCGCGCCGCCTGCATCTGAAGGCGCATGCCGCGTCGATTCGCACCCATGCCCAGCAGCTGGGGTCGAAGAACTACTGGGCGCAGTTCGACGACGCGGCCGACTATGTCGTCATGTATATCCCCGGCGAGCATTTCTTGACCGCCGCCCTCGAACAGGATGGCGGGCTGTGGGACTGGGCGTTCGAGCGCAAGGTGCTGCTCGCGACGCCGACCAATCTGGTCGCCATCGCCCGCACGGTCGCTGCGGTCTGGCGGCAGGAAAAGCTGGCCGAACGCGCCGCCGAGATCGCGGCGCTGGGCAAGGAACTGCATGCGCGGCTGGCGACGATGGGCGGTCATGTCGCGCGGCTCGGCCGCAACCTTGAACAGGCAAACGCTGCCTACAACGCCTTTGTCGGCAGCCTTGAAAGCCAGGTGCTCACCCAGGCGCGGCGGTTCGAGGCGCTGGAGGTGGCCGGGCCGAAACAGGTCGATGTAATGCCGATGGTCGAAAGCGCACCGCGCCCGCTGACCAAGCTGTCGGTCGGCGCGGAAGGGGAGGAATAG
- a CDS encoding SWIB/MDM2 domain-containing protein, whose amino-acid sequence MADAKPKRANNALSKPVQPSADLAAIVGSAPIARSDVVSKVWEHIKKNNLQNPENKREILADDKLKKVFGGLDKVSMFEMNKHLSNHLK is encoded by the coding sequence ATGGCGGACGCCAAACCGAAACGTGCCAACAACGCGCTGAGCAAGCCGGTCCAGCCTTCGGCCGACCTGGCGGCGATCGTGGGCAGCGCGCCGATCGCGCGCAGCGACGTGGTCAGCAAGGTGTGGGAACACATCAAGAAGAACAATCTGCAGAACCCCGAAAACAAGCGGGAGATTCTGGCCGACGACAAGCTGAAGAAGGTTTTCGGCGGCCTGGACAAGGTTTCGATGTTCGAAATGAACAAGCACCTGTCCAATCACCTGAAGTGA
- a CDS encoding PEPxxWA-CTERM sorting domain-containing protein yields MKKFVLGLTAAAATFAATAPASAAVVLSSTPGNAVYQGGGFDDNALIFDFDSETPRWSGPIFTTTTETRARPLGSTGGFISVGPADGRTGTFDLTGLNPLNAISFLWGSIDEYNSFDVLGADGVVLATFTGSDVWNPANGDQTAVNTNRIVRLDFTGETRTAVTGLRFNSYGNAFEVDNIALAAVPEPATWAMMIGGFGLVGAAARRRVRTSVAYA; encoded by the coding sequence ATGAAGAAGTTCGTTCTGGGTCTGACTGCCGCCGCCGCCACGTTTGCTGCCACGGCTCCCGCCTCCGCTGCCGTTGTGCTGTCGAGCACGCCGGGCAATGCCGTCTATCAGGGCGGCGGGTTTGACGACAACGCGCTGATTTTCGATTTCGACAGTGAGACGCCGCGCTGGAGCGGGCCGATCTTCACCACCACGACCGAAACCCGCGCCCGCCCGCTGGGCAGCACCGGCGGTTTCATCTCGGTCGGCCCGGCCGATGGCCGCACGGGGACGTTCGACCTGACCGGTCTCAACCCGCTGAACGCGATCAGCTTCCTGTGGGGCTCGATCGACGAGTATAACTCGTTCGACGTGCTGGGTGCCGATGGCGTGGTGCTCGCGACCTTCACCGGCAGCGATGTCTGGAACCCGGCCAATGGTGACCAGACTGCGGTCAACACCAACCGCATCGTCCGCCTGGACTTCACCGGCGAAACCCGCACCGCGGTGACCGGCCTGCGCTTCAACTCGTATGGCAACGCCTTCGAAGTCGACAACATCGCGCTGGCCGCGGTGCCGGAACCGGCGACCTGGGCGATGATGATCGGTGGCTTCGGCCTGGTCGGCGCCGCCGCCCGCCGCCGGGTGCGCACCAGCGTTGCCTATGCCTGA
- the ffh gene encoding signal recognition particle protein — protein MFETLSERLGGVFDRLRGRGALSEADVRTAMREVRIALLEADVALPVVRTFIDKVTEAAVGAQVLRSVTPGQQVVKIVHDALVEMLGADASELDIAVNPPAVIMMVGLQGSGKTTTTAKLARRLTERDRKKVLMASLDVNRPAAQQQLATLGEQVEVATLPIVDGQQPVDIARRALSAAKLQGFDVLLLDTAGRLHVDQALMDEMRAVADVSAPQEVLLVVDALTGQDAVNVAQSFTAQVPLTGVVLTRMDGDARGGAALSMRAVTERPIKFIGTGEKMDGLEAFHPQRVAGRILGMGDVVSLVERAAETIQVEEAEKLAAKMAKGQFDMDDLRAQLLQMRRMGGLGALAGMIPGMKKAQAAMASGAVDEKILVRMDAIITSMTPRERARPDLLNAKRKIRVAKGSGTTVQDVNRLLKMHQEMANAMKKIKKMGGLKGLAAMFGKGGGLAGALGGGPGGLPGGMADMLGGKGGPAGLPGLGSPGASGLPGLGGPGNLPPGFENFLKKK, from the coding sequence ATGTTCGAGACTTTGAGCGAAAGGCTGGGCGGGGTCTTTGACCGGCTGCGCGGTCGCGGCGCGCTCAGCGAGGCGGATGTCCGCACCGCGATGCGCGAAGTGCGGATCGCCCTGCTCGAGGCCGATGTCGCCCTGCCGGTCGTCCGCACCTTCATCGACAAGGTGACCGAGGCGGCGGTCGGCGCACAGGTGCTGCGTTCGGTCACGCCGGGCCAGCAGGTCGTCAAGATCGTCCATGACGCGCTGGTTGAGATGCTCGGCGCCGATGCGAGCGAGCTGGACATCGCTGTCAATCCGCCCGCCGTGATCATGATGGTCGGCCTGCAAGGCTCGGGCAAGACGACGACCACGGCCAAGCTCGCCCGCCGCCTGACCGAGCGTGACCGCAAAAAGGTGCTGATGGCGTCGCTCGACGTCAATCGCCCGGCGGCGCAGCAGCAGCTGGCGACGCTGGGCGAGCAGGTCGAGGTCGCAACCCTGCCGATCGTCGACGGGCAGCAGCCGGTGGATATCGCCCGCCGTGCGTTGAGTGCGGCAAAGCTGCAAGGCTTTGACGTGCTGCTGCTCGACACGGCCGGGCGGCTGCATGTCGATCAGGCGCTGATGGACGAGATGCGCGCCGTCGCCGACGTGTCCGCGCCGCAGGAAGTGCTGCTGGTCGTCGATGCGCTGACCGGCCAGGATGCGGTCAATGTCGCCCAGTCCTTCACCGCGCAGGTGCCGCTGACCGGCGTTGTGCTGACCCGCATGGACGGTGATGCGCGCGGCGGTGCCGCGCTGTCGATGCGCGCGGTGACCGAGCGACCGATCAAGTTCATCGGCACCGGCGAGAAGATGGACGGGCTGGAGGCGTTCCACCCGCAGCGCGTTGCCGGGCGCATCCTGGGCATGGGCGACGTCGTCAGCCTGGTCGAGCGCGCCGCCGAGACGATCCAGGTCGAGGAAGCCGAAAAGCTTGCCGCAAAAATGGCCAAGGGCCAGTTCGACATGGACGATCTGCGCGCCCAGCTGCTGCAGATGCGGCGCATGGGCGGGCTTGGCGCGCTTGCGGGCATGATCCCCGGCATGAAAAAGGCGCAGGCCGCGATGGCGTCGGGCGCTGTCGATGAAAAAATCCTGGTGCGGATGGACGCGATCATCACCTCGATGACGCCCAGGGAGCGCGCGCGCCCCGATCTGCTCAACGCCAAGCGCAAGATCCGGGTGGCCAAGGGCAGCGGCACGACCGTGCAGGACGTGAACCGGCTGCTCAAGATGCACCAGGAAATGGCCAATGCCATGAAGAAGATCAAGAAAATGGGCGGGCTGAAGGGGCTGGCGGCAATGTTCGGCAAGGGCGGCGGTCTGGCGGGTGCGCTGGGCGGCGGGCCGGGCGGGCTTCCCGGCGGCATGGCCGACATGCTGGGCGGCAAGGGCGGCCCGGCCGGGCTTCCGGGCCTTGGGTCTCCGGGCGCTTCGGGGCTGCCGGGGCTAGGCGGGCCGGGCAATCTGCCGCCGGGCTTCGAGAATTTTCTGAAGAAGAAGTGA
- the rpsP gene encoding 30S ribosomal protein S16, with translation MALSIRLARGGAKKRPYYRIVVANSRAPRDGRFIEKIGTYNPLLAKDSPERVKLDGDRARYWLGVGAQPTDRVLRFLDAAGIKERPARNNPNKAEPGEKAKERAEERAAKAAAAAEAAAAPAEEAPAADDAGTADA, from the coding sequence ATGGCACTTTCGATCCGGCTGGCGCGCGGCGGCGCGAAGAAGCGGCCCTATTACCGCATCGTCGTGGCGAACTCGCGCGCGCCGCGTGATGGCCGCTTCATCGAGAAGATCGGCACCTACAACCCGCTGCTCGCCAAGGATTCGCCCGAGCGCGTGAAGCTGGACGGCGACCGCGCCCGTTACTGGCTGGGCGTTGGCGCGCAGCCGACCGACCGCGTGCTGCGCTTCCTCGACGCCGCCGGCATCAAGGAGCGTCCGGCGCGCAACAACCCGAACAAGGCCGAGCCGGGCGAAAAGGCCAAGGAGCGCGCCGAAGAGCGTGCGGCCAAGGCTGCTGCCGCCGCCGAAGCGGCTGCCGCTCCGGCTGAGGAAGCGCCGGCTGCCGACGACGCCGGCACGGCTGACGCCTGA
- the rimM gene encoding ribosome maturation factor RimM (Essential for efficient processing of 16S rRNA) codes for MAAARDRANGGAGASAPTPAAAPVPGGERRVTLAAITGAHGLGGEVRLKLFTDDAEALGRYRTLDAAGRALRLLSVRAAGPGAIARFEGISDRSAAEALRGTALTVARSELPPLAEGEYYHADLIGLPVHPVDEAGTGPQFGTVVAVENFGAGDVIDIRREDGRTVMAPMHAATLDDGMIRVERPFLES; via the coding sequence ATGGCCGCTGCGCGGGACCGGGCGAATGGCGGGGCGGGGGCATCGGCACCCACCCCGGCTGCCGCGCCGGTTCCGGGCGGTGAGCGCCGGGTGACGCTGGCGGCGATCACCGGCGCACACGGCCTTGGCGGCGAGGTGCGGCTGAAGCTGTTCACCGACGACGCCGAGGCCCTCGGCCGTTACCGGACGCTCGACGCTGCCGGGCGTGCGCTCAGGCTGTTGAGCGTCCGCGCGGCCGGGCCGGGGGCGATTGCCCGGTTCGAGGGCATATCCGATCGCAGCGCCGCCGAGGCGCTGCGCGGCACCGCGCTGACCGTGGCGCGCAGCGAACTGCCCCCGCTGGCCGAGGGTGAATATTATCATGCCGATCTGATCGGCCTGCCCGTCCATCCGGTTGACGAGGCCGGCACCGGGCCGCAGTTCGGCACGGTGGTCGCGGTCGAGAATTTCGGGGCCGGGGATGTAATCGACATCCGCCGCGAAGACGGGCGCACGGTGATGGCGCCGATGCACGCCGCGACGCTGGACGACGGGATGATCCGCGTCGAAAGACCGTTTCTCGAAAGCTGA